Proteins from a genomic interval of Nitrospina gracilis Nb-211:
- a CDS encoding M23 family metallopeptidase, translating into MVDKEVYTIVVFPEATEKPRRFQISKKFTKIALCTSLVLAVGFGGAFAYLTQQFLQFREDKVELAELKRKSKIQKVQIEKFGKRVRTFETEMSRLENFEKKLRIITALDKDSKPKDENWGVGGPHGLSNHSIRTALDKEVQAMLDSLEGDLNILTNQAKLRQVSFQELDEFFKNQRSLLGSTPSIWPTRGWVTSGFGYRKSPFTGLPEKHEGLDIASRKGSEIRATADGKVITAGRQYGYGNLVEIDHGYGVITRYGHNSKNMVKVGDSIERGDLIALVGNTGRSTGPHVHYEIIVDGVPVNPRNYILED; encoded by the coding sequence ATGGTGGATAAAGAAGTCTACACCATAGTGGTTTTTCCCGAGGCCACAGAAAAACCCAGACGGTTCCAGATTTCCAAAAAGTTTACCAAGATTGCACTGTGCACCAGCTTGGTGCTGGCGGTGGGATTTGGGGGTGCGTTCGCCTACCTGACCCAGCAGTTTTTGCAGTTCCGTGAAGATAAGGTGGAACTGGCCGAGTTGAAGCGCAAGAGCAAGATCCAGAAGGTACAGATTGAAAAGTTCGGGAAACGGGTGCGCACGTTTGAGACGGAAATGTCGCGGCTGGAAAACTTTGAAAAGAAACTGCGCATCATCACCGCCCTGGATAAGGACTCCAAGCCCAAAGATGAGAACTGGGGTGTCGGTGGACCGCACGGCCTCTCCAACCACAGCATCCGCACCGCTCTGGATAAGGAAGTACAGGCCATGCTCGACAGCCTGGAAGGCGATCTGAATATTCTCACCAACCAGGCCAAGCTGCGCCAGGTGAGCTTTCAGGAACTGGACGAATTTTTTAAGAATCAGCGGTCGCTGTTGGGGTCCACGCCGTCCATCTGGCCGACCCGCGGCTGGGTGACTTCCGGCTTTGGGTACCGCAAATCACCGTTCACCGGGCTTCCGGAAAAACATGAAGGTCTGGACATCGCTTCGCGCAAAGGATCCGAGATCCGCGCCACCGCCGACGGGAAGGTCATCACCGCCGGCCGCCAGTATGGTTATGGTAATCTGGTCGAAATCGACCACGGATACGGCGTCATCACCCGCTACGGCCACAACTCCAAGAACATGGTCAAAGTGGGAGACAGTATCGAACGCGGCGACCTGATCGCGCTGGTCGGCAACACCGGCCGGAGCACCGGTCCCCACGTCCATTATGAGATCATTGTGGACGGCGTGCCGGTCAATCCCCGTAACTACATTCTGGAAGACTGA
- a CDS encoding tetratricopeptide repeat protein — protein MPRLHRYPALLPTLVLVLAATFGWTVPVTAQSPHTEWDKLSPLQKGEVYLLRKKPAQALDTFRKLWRQEPHNHYAVRGIVRAYQVADQLDKSQAFFQNFVKDNPEAGPAWYGLGYTYYQMGKYLESKAPLERAVELDPKLALAWNALGAAMTQLKDYETAVKHVKHAIELHPSEMMFYRNLKMIYQRRGTPDEFENEYHYYLKSGNMDTAKQYGLVLAQSLRQKSFSEYAGGNRQKAIELTREMIQVYMEINHVTGVVAAHFSLGLLLEEAGALEEARSEYREVLKINPNHLQAREKIQALEEKNN, from the coding sequence ATGCCCCGCCTTCATCGTTATCCAGCCTTGTTGCCCACACTCGTGTTGGTTCTCGCCGCAACGTTTGGGTGGACGGTCCCCGTCACCGCACAGTCGCCGCACACGGAGTGGGACAAACTGTCGCCTCTGCAAAAAGGGGAGGTTTATCTCTTAAGGAAGAAACCGGCGCAGGCGCTCGACACGTTCCGCAAACTCTGGCGGCAGGAACCGCACAATCACTACGCCGTGCGCGGCATCGTCCGCGCCTACCAGGTGGCCGACCAGCTCGACAAGTCGCAGGCGTTCTTTCAGAATTTTGTGAAGGACAATCCCGAGGCGGGGCCCGCGTGGTACGGGCTGGGCTACACCTATTACCAGATGGGAAAATATCTGGAATCGAAAGCGCCGTTGGAGCGCGCGGTGGAACTCGATCCCAAGCTGGCCCTTGCATGGAACGCGCTGGGCGCGGCGATGACGCAGTTGAAGGATTATGAAACCGCGGTGAAACATGTGAAGCACGCCATCGAACTGCATCCTTCCGAGATGATGTTCTATCGCAACCTCAAAATGATTTATCAACGCCGGGGAACGCCTGACGAATTTGAGAACGAGTACCACTATTATCTCAAGTCCGGCAACATGGACACGGCGAAGCAGTATGGCCTCGTGCTGGCGCAAAGTTTGCGGCAAAAAAGCTTTAGTGAGTACGCTGGCGGGAACAGGCAGAAAGCCATCGAACTGACCCGCGAAATGATACAGGTTTACATGGAAATCAACCACGTCACCGGAGTGGTGGCGGCGCACTTCAGCCTGGGCCTGCTTCTGGAGGAAGCCGGGGCCCTGGAAGAAGCCCGGTCAGAATACCGGGAGGTCTTAAAAATCAATCCGAATCACCTGCAGGCGAGGGAAAAAATCCAGGCCTTGGAGGAAAAAAATAACTGA